A stretch of Rhododendron vialii isolate Sample 1 chromosome 4a, ASM3025357v1 DNA encodes these proteins:
- the LOC131324313 gene encoding zeatin O-glucosyltransferase-like isoform X3: MDATIITQDPSQGQSVVTSKQAQVEVIAVPMIPFHSHLDQLLHFSCLISSSYSIPVHFATTATHLRQAKLRFNSQTHLQNPHIRFHELPTPPFLSPPPDPNSPNKFPSHLQPTFEASMQLRHPMAELLREVSATARRVVVIHDAFMAYVVQDMATLPNVESYIFSPIPAFHGLLRELKDDHKYPHFFEELKAIPSIEGCLPPEFINLVVPSVAFLSLAAGTIFNSCRSIEGTYIDLLAKEMNSRNKKIWAVGPLNHGKKSESNSLHKCLEWLDKQVPKSVLYVSFGTSTSMADEQIKELALGLEQSKQKFIWILRDADKGDIFAGDVKRAQLPEGYEERVKEFGMVVRDWAPQVEILGHPSTGGFISHCGWNSCSESIALGVPIAAWPMYADQHRNAFLITNILKVGLAVKTTEESEEIVTSSTIVGAVKRLMASKEGEEMGKRAEEIGAAVQLAVEEGGVSRLELDSFIAHITR, encoded by the exons ATGGATGCTACCATTATCACCCAAGATCCAAGCCAAGGCCAGAGTGTGGTCACCTCCAAGCAAGCTCAAGTGGAAGTGATAGCAGTGCCAATGATCCCATTCCATAGCCATCTCGACCAACTCCTCCACTTCTCCTGCCTCATCTCCTCCTCCTACAGCATCCCCGTCCACTtcgccaccaccgccacccacCTCCGCCAGGCCAAACTCCGTTTCAACTCCCAAACCCACCTCCAGAACCCCCACATCCGCTTCCACGAATTGCCCACCCCTCCTTTCCTCTCCCCTCCTCCAGACCCGAACTCCCCCAACAAATTCCCTTCCCATCTCCAGCCCACCTTCGAAGCCTCCATGCAGCTGCGACACCCCATGGCGGAGCTCCTCCGCGAGGTCTCCGCCACCGCCAGACGGGTTGTCGTAATCCACGACGCCTTCATGGCTTATGTGGTCCAGGACATGGCCACCCTTCCCAATGTTGAGTCCTATATCTTTAGCCCTATACCTGCTTTCCATGGCCTTTTAAGAGAATTGAAGGATGATCATAAATATCCCCATTTCTTTGAAGAATTAAAAGCGATTCCATCGATTGAAGGATGCCTCCCTCCTGAGTTTATAAATCTTGTTGTTCCTTCCGTTGCGTTTCTCTCACTAGCTGCTGGAACTATATTCAACTCATGCAGATCAATTGAAG GTACTTACATTGATTTACTGGCAAAGGAAATGAATAGTAGAAACAAGAAAATCTGGGCAGTTGGGCCATTGAATCATGGCAAAAAAAGTGAGTCAAATAGCCTACACAAGTGTTTGGAGTGGCTTGACAAACAAGTCCCTAAATCCGTGTTATATGTTTCGTTTGGAACATCTACTTCAATGGCAGATGAACAGATCAAAGAGCTTGCACTTGGGTTAGAACAGAGCAAACAGAAGTTCATTTGGATATTGAGAGATGCAGATAAAGGGGACATTTTTGCGGGAGATGTGAAGAGAGCTCAACTGCCAGAAGG GTATGAGGAAAGGGTAAAAGAATTTGGAATGGTGGTGAGGGATTGGGCACCTCAAGTGGAAATTCTAGGGCACCCATCAACAGGTGGGTTTATAAGCCATTGCGGATGGAATTCTTGTTCTGAGAGTATAGCCCTGGGAGTGCCCATAGCTGCCTGGCCAATGTACGCTGACCAACATAGAAATGCTTTTCTGATTACAAATATATTAAAGGTCGGTCTAGCGGTTAAGACAACAGAAGAGAGTGAAGAAATAGTGACTTCATCTACCATTGTAGGTGCTGTCAAGAGGTTGATGGCATCAAAAGAAGGGGAAGAGATGGGGAAGAGGGCGGAAGAGATTGGCGCTGCTGTCCAACTGGCGGTGGAGGAAGGTGGGGTTTCTCGCTTAGAGTTGGATTCATTCATTGCCCATATAACTAGGTAG
- the LOC131324313 gene encoding zeatin O-glucosyltransferase-like isoform X2 yields MDVSNIQDPSHGMSSSYKKAHVEVIVVPFPCHSHLNQLLQLSCLISSSYNIPVRYATTATHLRQVKLRFNSQTHLQNPNIHFHEFPTPPFLSSPPNPNSSSKFPSHLQPSFDASIQLRDPVAALLREISNTATRVVVIHDFLMAYVVQDVATIPNAESYIFSPVSAFHGSFRLLKDNKSFQSLEELKGISSIQGNVTPEIQNLFAIQVDFHSLAAGTIFNSCRSIEGTYLDLLEKEMTSINKKVWAIGPLNSDTKGDKTKSNSRQHRCLEWLDKQAPKSVLYVSFGTTITMADEQIKELALGLEQSKQKFLWVLRDADKGDIFARDVERSPLPNGYEERVKEFGMVVRDWAPQVDILGHPSTGGFMSHCGWNSCLESMTVGVPILAWPMHSDQPRNAFQVTNILKVGLAVITWEQREQIVTSSTICEVVKMLMASREGEEIRRKVEEIGGAAQQAVKEGGVSRLELDSFITHITR; encoded by the exons ATGGATGTTAGTAATATCCAAGATCCAAGCCATGGCATGAGCTCCAGCTACAAAAAAGCTCATGTGGAAGTGATAGTAGTGCCATTCCCATGCCACAGCCATCTCAACCAACTCCTCCAACTCTCCTGCCTCATCTCCTCCTCCTACAACATCCCCGTCCGCTAtgccaccaccgccacccacCTCCGCCAGGTCAAACTCCGTTTCAATTCCCAAACCCACCTCCAAAATCCCAATATACACTTCCACGAATTCCCCACCCCTCctttcctctcctctcctccgaacCCGAATTCCTCCTCCAAATTCCCTTCGCATCTGCAGCCTTCCTTTGACGCTTCCATACAGCTTCGCGACCCTGTGGCGGCGCTCCTCCGTGAGATCTCCAACACCGCCACACGGGTCGTTGTAATCCACGACTTCCTCATGGCTTATGTGGTCCAGGACGTTGCTACCATTCCTAATGCAGAGTCCTATATCTTTAGCCCTGTTTCTGCTTTCCATGGGTCTTTCAGATTATTGAAGGATAATAAATCTTTCCAGTCACTTGAAGAACTGAAAGGGATATCATCTATCCAAGGAAATGTAACTCCGGAGATCCAAAACCTTTTCGCTATTCAAGTTGATTTCCACTCGCTAGCCGCTGGAACCATATTCAACTCATGCAGATCAATTGAAG GTACTTACCTAGATTTGCTGGAAAAGGAAATGACCAGTATAAACAAGAAAGTTTGGGCAATTGGGCCATTGAATTCAGACACAAAAGGTGACAAAACAAAGTCAAATAGCCGCCAACACAGGTGTTTGGAGTGGCTTGACAAACAAGCCCCAAAATCTGTGTTATACGTCTCATTTGGAACAACTATTACAATGGCGGATGAACAGATCAAAGAGCTTGCACTTGGGTTGGAACAAAGCAAACAGAAGTTCCTTTGGGTTTTGCGAGATGCAGATAAAGGAGACATTTTTGCCAGAGACGTGGAGCGATCTCCACTCCCAAATGG GTACGAGGAAAGGGTGAAGGAATTTGGAATGGTGGTGAGAGATTGGGCGCCCCAAGTGGACATTTTGGGACACCCATCAACCGGTGGGTTTATGAGCCATTGCGGATGGAACTCATGTTTGGAGAGTATGACTGTGGGAGTGCCGATACTTGCTTGGCCAATGCACTCTGACCAACCTAGAAATGCATTTCAGGTTACAAACATTTTAAAGGTTGGTCTAGCAGTTATCACCTGGGAACAAAGAGAGCAAATAGTGACTTCATCCACCATTTGTGAAGTTGTAAAGATGTTGATGGCATCAAGAGAAGGGGAAGAGATCAGAAGGAAGGTTGAGGAGATAGGCGGTGCCGCCCAACAGGCAGTGAAGGAAGGTGGTGTTTCTCGCTTGGAGTTGGATTCATTCATTACCCACATAACTAGGTAG
- the LOC131324313 gene encoding zeatin O-glucosyltransferase-like isoform X1, which yields MDATIITQDPSQGQSVVTSKQAQVEVIAVPMIPFHSHLDQLLHFSCLISSSYSIPVHFATTATHLRQAKLRFNSQTHLQNPHIRFHELPTPPFLSPPPDPNSPNKFPSHLQPTFEASMQLRHPMAELLREVSATARRVVVIHDAFMAYVVQDMATLPNVESYIFSPIPAFHGLLRELKDDHKYPHFFEELKAIPSIEGCLPPEFINLVVPSVAFLSLAAGTIFNSCRSIEGTYLDLLEKEMTSINKKVWAIGPLNSDTKGDKTKSNSRQHRCLEWLDKQAPKSVLYVSFGTTITMADEQIKELALGLEQSKQKFLWVLRDADKGDIFARDVERSPLPNGYEERVKEFGMVVRDWAPQVDILGHPSTGGFMSHCGWNSCLESMTVGVPILAWPMHSDQPRNAFQVTNILKVGLAVITWEQREQIVTSSTICEVVKMLMASREGEEIRRKVEEIGGAAQQAVKEGGVSRLELDSFITHITR from the exons ATGGATGCTACCATTATCACCCAAGATCCAAGCCAAGGCCAGAGTGTGGTCACCTCCAAGCAAGCTCAAGTGGAAGTGATAGCAGTGCCAATGATCCCATTCCATAGCCATCTCGACCAACTCCTCCACTTCTCCTGCCTCATCTCCTCCTCCTACAGCATCCCCGTCCACTtcgccaccaccgccacccacCTCCGCCAGGCCAAACTCCGTTTCAACTCCCAAACCCACCTCCAGAACCCCCACATCCGCTTCCACGAATTGCCCACCCCTCCTTTCCTCTCCCCTCCTCCAGACCCGAACTCCCCCAACAAATTCCCTTCCCATCTCCAGCCCACCTTCGAAGCCTCCATGCAGCTGCGACACCCCATGGCGGAGCTCCTCCGCGAGGTCTCCGCCACCGCCAGACGGGTTGTCGTAATCCACGACGCCTTCATGGCTTATGTGGTCCAGGACATGGCCACCCTTCCCAATGTTGAGTCCTATATCTTTAGCCCTATACCTGCTTTCCATGGCCTTTTAAGAGAATTGAAGGATGATCATAAATATCCCCATTTCTTTGAAGAATTAAAAGCGATTCCATCGATTGAAGGATGCCTCCCTCCTGAGTTTATAAATCTTGTTGTTCCTTCCGTTGCGTTTCTCTCACTAGCTGCTGGAACTATATTCAACTCATGCAGATCAATTGAAG GTACTTACCTAGATTTGCTGGAAAAGGAAATGACCAGTATAAACAAGAAAGTTTGGGCAATTGGGCCATTGAATTCAGACACAAAAGGTGACAAAACAAAGTCAAATAGCCGCCAACACAGGTGTTTGGAGTGGCTTGACAAACAAGCCCCAAAATCTGTGTTATACGTCTCATTTGGAACAACTATTACAATGGCGGATGAACAGATCAAAGAGCTTGCACTTGGGTTGGAACAAAGCAAACAGAAGTTCCTTTGGGTTTTGCGAGATGCAGATAAAGGAGACATTTTTGCCAGAGACGTGGAGCGATCTCCACTCCCAAATGG GTACGAGGAAAGGGTGAAGGAATTTGGAATGGTGGTGAGAGATTGGGCGCCCCAAGTGGACATTTTGGGACACCCATCAACCGGTGGGTTTATGAGCCATTGCGGATGGAACTCATGTTTGGAGAGTATGACTGTGGGAGTGCCGATACTTGCTTGGCCAATGCACTCTGACCAACCTAGAAATGCATTTCAGGTTACAAACATTTTAAAGGTTGGTCTAGCAGTTATCACCTGGGAACAAAGAGAGCAAATAGTGACTTCATCCACCATTTGTGAAGTTGTAAAGATGTTGATGGCATCAAGAGAAGGGGAAGAGATCAGAAGGAAGGTTGAGGAGATAGGCGGTGCCGCCCAACAGGCAGTGAAGGAAGGTGGTGTTTCTCGCTTGGAGTTGGATTCATTCATTACCCACATAACTAGGTAG